Proteins encoded in a region of the Apilactobacillus apisilvae genome:
- a CDS encoding N-acetyldiaminopimelate deacetylase, whose translation MTDINLIDIRRHLHQIPELALHENKTHEYLMRIVGSFNQKNLTIGSIESLPTAILVKINGYDPKRTIGYRSDIDALPIEEATGLSFSSKHPGCMHACGHDIHMTVALGVLHYFAENQPKDNMVFFFQPAEESESGGRKAYEANAFNGNFKVDEFYGLHDNPSLPAGAIGCRMGTLFAGTTEININLTGKGGHAAYPQNANDMVVVAAQLINQVQTIISRSIDPIQSGVITLGKIEAGTIRNVIAGHARIEGTIRGLTQSMIELIDKRLEEICHGIELSYNCKVDLELNQGGYYPVENDSELTREFIEFMQNDEDVNFIETKPAMTGEDFGYLLSKIPGTMFWLGVGDDSSLHTATLTPDESSIDKGVNAIISFLENRMKR comes from the coding sequence GCATGAAAATAAAACTCACGAATATTTGATGCGTATAGTAGGAAGTTTTAATCAAAAAAATTTAACAATTGGATCAATTGAATCTTTACCAACTGCAATCTTAGTTAAAATTAATGGTTATGACCCTAAAAGAACAATCGGTTATCGTTCTGACATTGATGCTTTACCAATTGAAGAAGCTACTGGTCTATCATTTTCATCTAAACATCCGGGATGTATGCATGCTTGTGGTCACGATATTCATATGACTGTTGCATTAGGAGTTCTACATTATTTTGCTGAAAACCAGCCGAAAGATAATATGGTATTTTTCTTCCAACCAGCTGAAGAAAGTGAAAGTGGTGGTCGTAAAGCATATGAAGCAAATGCCTTTAATGGAAATTTTAAAGTTGATGAATTTTATGGATTACATGATAATCCTAGTTTGCCAGCTGGTGCAATTGGTTGCCGAATGGGAACTTTATTTGCTGGAACGACCGAAATTAATATTAATTTAACTGGTAAAGGCGGGCATGCTGCTTATCCACAAAATGCTAATGACATGGTAGTTGTTGCTGCACAGTTGATTAATCAAGTGCAAACTATTATTTCAAGAAGTATTGATCCCATTCAAAGTGGTGTTATAACACTAGGAAAGATTGAAGCTGGAACTATTCGAAATGTAATTGCCGGACATGCCAGAATTGAAGGAACTATTCGGGGGTTAACACAATCAATGATTGAATTGATTGATAAGCGCTTAGAAGAAATTTGTCATGGAATTGAATTAAGTTATAACTGTAAAGTTGATTTGGAACTTAATCAAGGTGGATATTATCCAGTCGAAAATGATTCAGAGTTAACCCGTGAATTTATTGAATTTATGCAAAATGATGAAGATGTTAATTTTATTGAAACCAAACCAGCAATGACAGGGGAAGACTTTGGTTATTTATTGTCTAAAATTCCAGGAACCATGTTTTGGTTAGGAGTTGGCGATGATTCTTCATTACATACCGCAACTCTAACTCCTGATGAATCTTCAATTGATAAAGGGGTTAATGCCATTATTAGTTTCTTAGAAAATCGAATGAAAAGATAG
- the dapA gene encoding 4-hydroxy-tetrahydrodipicolinate synthase yields MFENVDLMTAIITPFDNEGKIDFDVLKKITDHCLATGSRGFVIGGTTGETPTLTHDEKIDLYRRFVKIVDGRCSIIAGTGSNNTQETIEFTKEVSEIKGIDAALVVVPYYNKPNQRCMKAHFKAVADNSNVPIIIYNIPGRTGVTMDNETVIELSHHANIIGVKQCTSMEDLEYLVDHTDAKFNIYTGEDAQALFAKSIGANGVISVASHIYGNQMRQMYDELEAGNYKLAGTLQRKLTPKMSALFMYPSPSPVKAVMNAQGYSVGDCRLPILSLNQTEKQTLAQHLGLAKEALSNSLPKELNL; encoded by the coding sequence ATGTTTGAAAATGTTGATTTAATGACGGCAATTATTACACCCTTTGATAATGAAGGGAAAATTGATTTTGATGTTTTAAAAAAAATCACTGACCACTGTTTAGCAACAGGTAGTCGTGGCTTTGTTATTGGTGGAACTACTGGAGAAACACCTACATTAACTCATGATGAGAAGATTGATCTATATCGTCGCTTTGTCAAAATTGTCGATGGTCGCTGTTCAATTATTGCGGGTACTGGTAGTAATAATACTCAGGAAACAATTGAATTTACTAAAGAAGTCAGTGAAATTAAGGGAATCGATGCTGCATTAGTTGTTGTTCCTTACTACAATAAACCTAATCAACGTTGTATGAAGGCCCATTTTAAAGCTGTTGCTGATAATTCAAATGTACCAATTATTATTTATAATATTCCAGGTCGTACTGGCGTCACAATGGATAATGAAACTGTGATTGAATTATCACATCACGCTAACATTATTGGAGTTAAACAATGTACTTCGATGGAAGACTTAGAATATTTAGTTGATCATACAGATGCTAAATTTAATATTTATACGGGTGAAGATGCTCAAGCTTTATTTGCCAAAAGTATTGGTGCTAACGGTGTCATTTCAGTTGCTTCACATATTTATGGTAATCAAATGCGTCAAATGTATGATGAATTGGAAGCTGGCAATTATAAATTAGCCGGAACATTACAAAGAAAACTAACCCCAAAAATGTCAGCATTATTTATGTATCCTTCACCTTCACCAGTAAAAGCAGTGATGAATGCTCAAGGATACTCAGTTGGTGATTGTCGTTTGCCAATTCTTTCATTGAACCAAACAGAAAAGCAAACCTTAGCTCAGCATTTAGGATTAGCTAAAGAGGCACTATCAAATTCATTACCAAAGGAGTTAAATTTATGA